Proteins encoded by one window of Dermochelys coriacea isolate rDerCor1 chromosome 13, rDerCor1.pri.v4, whole genome shotgun sequence:
- the ARHGAP40 gene encoding rho GTPase-activating protein 40 isoform X7 has protein sequence MDKLGKPGSGFARTRIPRPQLVFHSIQPPSHSQVSGICSRSCPCKMSQFPQKSSMEPPLSECMNSRADYLDSLSMDNFWLEVENIKQSTEAEQEECNLTDVKTPEEGEAEAEWLQDAGLSDLIGDDISDNDNIVLLSTLTKTQAAAVQRRLDTYSQSRRKKNKPPVRDVRDIFGVASSEEMVVEMEESGKNRSQHSVETSNYTQKPDSRGLQDFPCMLGSPGKEEIFCTDIAYSEQAAILLKGSFVRKSRRIKDESALTQFKIPKGRLGVTRIGDLSPQDMKKIPTLALIELTALCDILGLELKRNKATKQKAKENRLFGVPLSTLLENDQKLIPNTKVPLILQALLSCLEKKGLDTEGILRVSGSQTRIKSLEEKLESDFYTGLFRWDEVRQNDVSGLLKRFIRELPTPLLTAEYLPAFAAVQNIPDLKQRLQALNLLILILPEPNRNTLKTLLEFLSKVVAREKKNKMNLWNVSTVIAPNLFMHKGLVNKIPEGKEKQLAEGAADVVRMMIRYQDLLWTISSFLVAQVRKLNESSSRRYQFYDKRIKNLLRKIHTDKDKVEKNQAEPSKTVKVQTSLLLKDSLEVHLNNGTKAADVLRQFQKHLSQNGWSIVNKVSLIKRNGAVESMNLLLYEVGGNISEHCLDPDTYLLDLYQINPHAEWIIKQNPSFPRML, from the exons CAGAAGTTGCCCTTGCAAAATGAGTCAGTTTCCTCAGAAGAGTTCTATGGAGCCCCCATTGTCGGAGTGCATGAATTCCAGAGCAGATTATTTGGACAGCTTGTCAATGGACAATTTTTGGCTGGAGGTGGAGAATATCAAACAGAGCACAGAAGCTGAGCAAGAGGAGTGCAACCTTACAGATGTCAAAACCCCAGAGG AGGGAGAAGCCGAAGCTGAATGGCTACAGGATGCAGGCCTCTCTGACCTAATTGGGGATGACATCTCAGACAATGACAACATAGTGCTGCTCTCCACCTTGACCAAGACCCAGGCTGCAGCTGTGCAGCGAAGGCTGGATACTTACTCGCAGTCACGGCGGAAGAAGAACAAACCGCCCGTGCGTGACGTCAGAGACATTTTTGGTGTGGCCAGTTCTGAG GAGATGGTAGTGGAGATGGAGGAATCTGGCAAGAATCGGTCTCAGCACAGTGTGGAGACTTCAAACTACACTCAGAAAC CAGATTCAAGAGGACTCCAGGATTTTCCTTGCATGCTCGGAAGCCCTGGAAAAGAGGAGATATTCTGTACTGACATTGCCTACTCGGAGCAAGCAGCCATTTTGCTCAAGGGATCATTTGTACGAAAGTCTAGGAGGATAAAGGACGAGAGCGCCCTAACT CAGTTTAAGATCCCCAAGGGCAGGCTGGGAGTGACCCGGATAGGAGACTTATCTCCACAGGACATGAAGAAGATCCCCACATTGGCCCTGATTGAGCTGACTGCTCTCTGTGACATCCTGGGCTTGGAGTTAAAGAGGAACAAGGCAAccaaacagaaggcaaaag AGAATCGACTCTTTGGAGTTCCACTCAGCACTTTGTTGGAAAATGACCAAAAACTCATCCCCAACACCAAGGTCCCGCTGATTCTCCAAGCA TTGCTGTCATGTTTGGAAAAGAAAGGGCTTGACACTGAAGGCATCCTGAGAGTTTCTGGGTCCCAGACCAGGATTAAG AGCCTGGAAGAAAAGCTGGAAAGTGACTTCTATACTGGTCTGTTCCGCTGGGATGAGGTCCGCCAGAACGATGTGTCTGGCTTACTGAAGAGGTTCATTCGAGAGCTGCCCACCCCTCTGTTGACAGCCGAGTATCTGCCGGCGTTCGCTGCTGTGCAAA ATATCCCAGACCTGAAGCAGAGATTGCAAGCTCTCAACCTGCTTATCCTGATTCTGCCAGAGCCCAATAGAAACACTCTAAAG ACTCTGCTGGAATTTCTTAGTAAAGTGGTTGCTAgggagaaaaagaacaaaatgaatcTCTGGAATGTTTCCACAGTCATCGCTCCTAATCTCTTCATGCATAAAGGACTGGTGAATAAGATcccagaagggaaggagaagcagctggCAGAGGGGGCAGCTGACGTTGTGCGGATGATGATCCGTTACCAAGACTTGCTTTGGACT ATATCCTCTTTCCTGGTAGCTCAAGTGAGAAAACTGAATGAGAGCAGCAGCCGGAGGTACCAGTTCTACGACAAACGAATCAAAAACTTGCTACGGAAGATTCACACAGACAAGGACAAAGTGGAGAAAAACCAGGCAGAA CCTTCCAAGACAGTGAAAGTCCAGACATCTCTGTTACTGAAGGATTCACTGGAGGTTCATTTGAACAATGGAACCAAAGCTGCAGATGTCCTAAGGCAGTTTCAGAAACACCTCAGCCAGAACGGCTGGAGTATTGTCAACAAAGTCAGCCTCATCAAACG TAATGGTGCTGTCGAGTCAATGAACCTGCTCCTCTACGAAGTAGGCGGCAATATAA GTGAACATTGCCTGGACCCCGATACATATCTCTTAGACTTGTACCAGATCAACCCCCATGCTGAATGGATTATAAAGCAAAATCCATCCTTTCCACGGATGCTCTAG
- the ARHGAP40 gene encoding rho GTPase-activating protein 40 isoform X9: MDKLGKPGSGFARTRIPRPQLVFHSIQPPSHSQVSGICRSCPCKMSQFPQKSSMEPPLSECMNSRADYLDSLSMDNFWLEVENIKQSTEAEQEECNLTDVKTPEEGEAEAEWLQDAGLSDLIGDDISDNDNIVLLSTLTKTQAAAVQRRLDTYSQSRRKKNKPPVRDVRDIFGVASSEEMVVEMEESGKNRSQHSVETSNYTQKPDSRGLQDFPCMLGSPGKEEIFCTDIAYSEQAAILLKGSFVRKSRRIKDESALTFKIPKGRLGVTRIGDLSPQDMKKIPTLALIELTALCDILGLELKRNKATKQKAKENRLFGVPLSTLLENDQKLIPNTKVPLILQALLSCLEKKGLDTEGILRVSGSQTRIKSLEEKLESDFYTGLFRWDEVRQNDVSGLLKRFIRELPTPLLTAEYLPAFAAVQNIPDLKQRLQALNLLILILPEPNRNTLKTLLEFLSKVVAREKKNKMNLWNVSTVIAPNLFMHKGLVNKIPEGKEKQLAEGAADVVRMMIRYQDLLWTISSFLVAQVRKLNESSSRRYQFYDKRIKNLLRKIHTDKDKVEKNQAEPSKTVKVQTSLLLKDSLEVHLNNGTKAADVLRQFQKHLSQNGWSIVNKVSLIKRNGAVESMNLLLYEVGGNISEHCLDPDTYLLDLYQINPHAEWIIKQNPSFPRML, from the exons AAGTTGCCCTTGCAAAATGAGTCAGTTTCCTCAGAAGAGTTCTATGGAGCCCCCATTGTCGGAGTGCATGAATTCCAGAGCAGATTATTTGGACAGCTTGTCAATGGACAATTTTTGGCTGGAGGTGGAGAATATCAAACAGAGCACAGAAGCTGAGCAAGAGGAGTGCAACCTTACAGATGTCAAAACCCCAGAGG AGGGAGAAGCCGAAGCTGAATGGCTACAGGATGCAGGCCTCTCTGACCTAATTGGGGATGACATCTCAGACAATGACAACATAGTGCTGCTCTCCACCTTGACCAAGACCCAGGCTGCAGCTGTGCAGCGAAGGCTGGATACTTACTCGCAGTCACGGCGGAAGAAGAACAAACCGCCCGTGCGTGACGTCAGAGACATTTTTGGTGTGGCCAGTTCTGAG GAGATGGTAGTGGAGATGGAGGAATCTGGCAAGAATCGGTCTCAGCACAGTGTGGAGACTTCAAACTACACTCAGAAAC CAGATTCAAGAGGACTCCAGGATTTTCCTTGCATGCTCGGAAGCCCTGGAAAAGAGGAGATATTCTGTACTGACATTGCCTACTCGGAGCAAGCAGCCATTTTGCTCAAGGGATCATTTGTACGAAAGTCTAGGAGGATAAAGGACGAGAGCGCCCTAACT TTTAAGATCCCCAAGGGCAGGCTGGGAGTGACCCGGATAGGAGACTTATCTCCACAGGACATGAAGAAGATCCCCACATTGGCCCTGATTGAGCTGACTGCTCTCTGTGACATCCTGGGCTTGGAGTTAAAGAGGAACAAGGCAAccaaacagaaggcaaaag AGAATCGACTCTTTGGAGTTCCACTCAGCACTTTGTTGGAAAATGACCAAAAACTCATCCCCAACACCAAGGTCCCGCTGATTCTCCAAGCA TTGCTGTCATGTTTGGAAAAGAAAGGGCTTGACACTGAAGGCATCCTGAGAGTTTCTGGGTCCCAGACCAGGATTAAG AGCCTGGAAGAAAAGCTGGAAAGTGACTTCTATACTGGTCTGTTCCGCTGGGATGAGGTCCGCCAGAACGATGTGTCTGGCTTACTGAAGAGGTTCATTCGAGAGCTGCCCACCCCTCTGTTGACAGCCGAGTATCTGCCGGCGTTCGCTGCTGTGCAAA ATATCCCAGACCTGAAGCAGAGATTGCAAGCTCTCAACCTGCTTATCCTGATTCTGCCAGAGCCCAATAGAAACACTCTAAAG ACTCTGCTGGAATTTCTTAGTAAAGTGGTTGCTAgggagaaaaagaacaaaatgaatcTCTGGAATGTTTCCACAGTCATCGCTCCTAATCTCTTCATGCATAAAGGACTGGTGAATAAGATcccagaagggaaggagaagcagctggCAGAGGGGGCAGCTGACGTTGTGCGGATGATGATCCGTTACCAAGACTTGCTTTGGACT ATATCCTCTTTCCTGGTAGCTCAAGTGAGAAAACTGAATGAGAGCAGCAGCCGGAGGTACCAGTTCTACGACAAACGAATCAAAAACTTGCTACGGAAGATTCACACAGACAAGGACAAAGTGGAGAAAAACCAGGCAGAA CCTTCCAAGACAGTGAAAGTCCAGACATCTCTGTTACTGAAGGATTCACTGGAGGTTCATTTGAACAATGGAACCAAAGCTGCAGATGTCCTAAGGCAGTTTCAGAAACACCTCAGCCAGAACGGCTGGAGTATTGTCAACAAAGTCAGCCTCATCAAACG TAATGGTGCTGTCGAGTCAATGAACCTGCTCCTCTACGAAGTAGGCGGCAATATAA GTGAACATTGCCTGGACCCCGATACATATCTCTTAGACTTGTACCAGATCAACCCCCATGCTGAATGGATTATAAAGCAAAATCCATCCTTTCCACGGATGCTCTAG
- the ARHGAP40 gene encoding rho GTPase-activating protein 40 isoform X8 translates to MDKLGKPGSGFARTRIPRPQLVFHSIQPPSHSQVSGICRSCPCKMSQFPQKSSMEPPLSECMNSRADYLDSLSMDNFWLEVENIKQSTEAEQEECNLTDVKTPEEGEAEAEWLQDAGLSDLIGDDISDNDNIVLLSTLTKTQAAAVQRRLDTYSQSRRKKNKPPVRDVRDIFGVASSEEMVVEMEESGKNRSQHSVETSNYTQKPDSRGLQDFPCMLGSPGKEEIFCTDIAYSEQAAILLKGSFVRKSRRIKDESALTQFKIPKGRLGVTRIGDLSPQDMKKIPTLALIELTALCDILGLELKRNKATKQKAKENRLFGVPLSTLLENDQKLIPNTKVPLILQALLSCLEKKGLDTEGILRVSGSQTRIKSLEEKLESDFYTGLFRWDEVRQNDVSGLLKRFIRELPTPLLTAEYLPAFAAVQNIPDLKQRLQALNLLILILPEPNRNTLKTLLEFLSKVVAREKKNKMNLWNVSTVIAPNLFMHKGLVNKIPEGKEKQLAEGAADVVRMMIRYQDLLWTISSFLVAQVRKLNESSSRRYQFYDKRIKNLLRKIHTDKDKVEKNQAEPSKTVKVQTSLLLKDSLEVHLNNGTKAADVLRQFQKHLSQNGWSIVNKVSLIKRNGAVESMNLLLYEVGGNISEHCLDPDTYLLDLYQINPHAEWIIKQNPSFPRML, encoded by the exons AAGTTGCCCTTGCAAAATGAGTCAGTTTCCTCAGAAGAGTTCTATGGAGCCCCCATTGTCGGAGTGCATGAATTCCAGAGCAGATTATTTGGACAGCTTGTCAATGGACAATTTTTGGCTGGAGGTGGAGAATATCAAACAGAGCACAGAAGCTGAGCAAGAGGAGTGCAACCTTACAGATGTCAAAACCCCAGAGG AGGGAGAAGCCGAAGCTGAATGGCTACAGGATGCAGGCCTCTCTGACCTAATTGGGGATGACATCTCAGACAATGACAACATAGTGCTGCTCTCCACCTTGACCAAGACCCAGGCTGCAGCTGTGCAGCGAAGGCTGGATACTTACTCGCAGTCACGGCGGAAGAAGAACAAACCGCCCGTGCGTGACGTCAGAGACATTTTTGGTGTGGCCAGTTCTGAG GAGATGGTAGTGGAGATGGAGGAATCTGGCAAGAATCGGTCTCAGCACAGTGTGGAGACTTCAAACTACACTCAGAAAC CAGATTCAAGAGGACTCCAGGATTTTCCTTGCATGCTCGGAAGCCCTGGAAAAGAGGAGATATTCTGTACTGACATTGCCTACTCGGAGCAAGCAGCCATTTTGCTCAAGGGATCATTTGTACGAAAGTCTAGGAGGATAAAGGACGAGAGCGCCCTAACT CAGTTTAAGATCCCCAAGGGCAGGCTGGGAGTGACCCGGATAGGAGACTTATCTCCACAGGACATGAAGAAGATCCCCACATTGGCCCTGATTGAGCTGACTGCTCTCTGTGACATCCTGGGCTTGGAGTTAAAGAGGAACAAGGCAAccaaacagaaggcaaaag AGAATCGACTCTTTGGAGTTCCACTCAGCACTTTGTTGGAAAATGACCAAAAACTCATCCCCAACACCAAGGTCCCGCTGATTCTCCAAGCA TTGCTGTCATGTTTGGAAAAGAAAGGGCTTGACACTGAAGGCATCCTGAGAGTTTCTGGGTCCCAGACCAGGATTAAG AGCCTGGAAGAAAAGCTGGAAAGTGACTTCTATACTGGTCTGTTCCGCTGGGATGAGGTCCGCCAGAACGATGTGTCTGGCTTACTGAAGAGGTTCATTCGAGAGCTGCCCACCCCTCTGTTGACAGCCGAGTATCTGCCGGCGTTCGCTGCTGTGCAAA ATATCCCAGACCTGAAGCAGAGATTGCAAGCTCTCAACCTGCTTATCCTGATTCTGCCAGAGCCCAATAGAAACACTCTAAAG ACTCTGCTGGAATTTCTTAGTAAAGTGGTTGCTAgggagaaaaagaacaaaatgaatcTCTGGAATGTTTCCACAGTCATCGCTCCTAATCTCTTCATGCATAAAGGACTGGTGAATAAGATcccagaagggaaggagaagcagctggCAGAGGGGGCAGCTGACGTTGTGCGGATGATGATCCGTTACCAAGACTTGCTTTGGACT ATATCCTCTTTCCTGGTAGCTCAAGTGAGAAAACTGAATGAGAGCAGCAGCCGGAGGTACCAGTTCTACGACAAACGAATCAAAAACTTGCTACGGAAGATTCACACAGACAAGGACAAAGTGGAGAAAAACCAGGCAGAA CCTTCCAAGACAGTGAAAGTCCAGACATCTCTGTTACTGAAGGATTCACTGGAGGTTCATTTGAACAATGGAACCAAAGCTGCAGATGTCCTAAGGCAGTTTCAGAAACACCTCAGCCAGAACGGCTGGAGTATTGTCAACAAAGTCAGCCTCATCAAACG TAATGGTGCTGTCGAGTCAATGAACCTGCTCCTCTACGAAGTAGGCGGCAATATAA GTGAACATTGCCTGGACCCCGATACATATCTCTTAGACTTGTACCAGATCAACCCCCATGCTGAATGGATTATAAAGCAAAATCCATCCTTTCCACGGATGCTCTAG
- the ARHGAP40 gene encoding rho GTPase-activating protein 40 isoform X10 — MSQFPQKSSMEPPLSECMNSRADYLDSLSMDNFWLEVENIKQSTEAEQEECNLTDVKTPEEGEAEAEWLQDAGLSDLIGDDISDNDNIVLLSTLTKTQAAAVQRRLDTYSQSRRKKNKPPVRDVRDIFGVASSEEMVVEMEESGKNRSQHSVETSNYTQKPDSRGLQDFPCMLGSPGKEEIFCTDIAYSEQAAILLKGSFVRKSRRIKDESALTQFKIPKGRLGVTRIGDLSPQDMKKIPTLALIELTALCDILGLELKRNKATKQKAKENRLFGVPLSTLLENDQKLIPNTKVPLILQALLSCLEKKGLDTEGILRVSGSQTRIKSLEEKLESDFYTGLFRWDEVRQNDVSGLLKRFIRELPTPLLTAEYLPAFAAVQNIPDLKQRLQALNLLILILPEPNRNTLKTLLEFLSKVVAREKKNKMNLWNVSTVIAPNLFMHKGLVNKIPEGKEKQLAEGAADVVRMMIRYQDLLWTISSFLVAQVRKLNESSSRRYQFYDKRIKNLLRKIHTDKDKVEKNQAEPSKTVKVQTSLLLKDSLEVHLNNGTKAADVLRQFQKHLSQNGWSIVNKVSLIKRNGAVESMNLLLYEVGGNISEHCLDPDTYLLDLYQINPHAEWIIKQNPSFPRML; from the exons ATGAGTCAGTTTCCTCAGAAGAGTTCTATGGAGCCCCCATTGTCGGAGTGCATGAATTCCAGAGCAGATTATTTGGACAGCTTGTCAATGGACAATTTTTGGCTGGAGGTGGAGAATATCAAACAGAGCACAGAAGCTGAGCAAGAGGAGTGCAACCTTACAGATGTCAAAACCCCAGAGG AGGGAGAAGCCGAAGCTGAATGGCTACAGGATGCAGGCCTCTCTGACCTAATTGGGGATGACATCTCAGACAATGACAACATAGTGCTGCTCTCCACCTTGACCAAGACCCAGGCTGCAGCTGTGCAGCGAAGGCTGGATACTTACTCGCAGTCACGGCGGAAGAAGAACAAACCGCCCGTGCGTGACGTCAGAGACATTTTTGGTGTGGCCAGTTCTGAG GAGATGGTAGTGGAGATGGAGGAATCTGGCAAGAATCGGTCTCAGCACAGTGTGGAGACTTCAAACTACACTCAGAAAC CAGATTCAAGAGGACTCCAGGATTTTCCTTGCATGCTCGGAAGCCCTGGAAAAGAGGAGATATTCTGTACTGACATTGCCTACTCGGAGCAAGCAGCCATTTTGCTCAAGGGATCATTTGTACGAAAGTCTAGGAGGATAAAGGACGAGAGCGCCCTAACT CAGTTTAAGATCCCCAAGGGCAGGCTGGGAGTGACCCGGATAGGAGACTTATCTCCACAGGACATGAAGAAGATCCCCACATTGGCCCTGATTGAGCTGACTGCTCTCTGTGACATCCTGGGCTTGGAGTTAAAGAGGAACAAGGCAAccaaacagaaggcaaaag AGAATCGACTCTTTGGAGTTCCACTCAGCACTTTGTTGGAAAATGACCAAAAACTCATCCCCAACACCAAGGTCCCGCTGATTCTCCAAGCA TTGCTGTCATGTTTGGAAAAGAAAGGGCTTGACACTGAAGGCATCCTGAGAGTTTCTGGGTCCCAGACCAGGATTAAG AGCCTGGAAGAAAAGCTGGAAAGTGACTTCTATACTGGTCTGTTCCGCTGGGATGAGGTCCGCCAGAACGATGTGTCTGGCTTACTGAAGAGGTTCATTCGAGAGCTGCCCACCCCTCTGTTGACAGCCGAGTATCTGCCGGCGTTCGCTGCTGTGCAAA ATATCCCAGACCTGAAGCAGAGATTGCAAGCTCTCAACCTGCTTATCCTGATTCTGCCAGAGCCCAATAGAAACACTCTAAAG ACTCTGCTGGAATTTCTTAGTAAAGTGGTTGCTAgggagaaaaagaacaaaatgaatcTCTGGAATGTTTCCACAGTCATCGCTCCTAATCTCTTCATGCATAAAGGACTGGTGAATAAGATcccagaagggaaggagaagcagctggCAGAGGGGGCAGCTGACGTTGTGCGGATGATGATCCGTTACCAAGACTTGCTTTGGACT ATATCCTCTTTCCTGGTAGCTCAAGTGAGAAAACTGAATGAGAGCAGCAGCCGGAGGTACCAGTTCTACGACAAACGAATCAAAAACTTGCTACGGAAGATTCACACAGACAAGGACAAAGTGGAGAAAAACCAGGCAGAA CCTTCCAAGACAGTGAAAGTCCAGACATCTCTGTTACTGAAGGATTCACTGGAGGTTCATTTGAACAATGGAACCAAAGCTGCAGATGTCCTAAGGCAGTTTCAGAAACACCTCAGCCAGAACGGCTGGAGTATTGTCAACAAAGTCAGCCTCATCAAACG TAATGGTGCTGTCGAGTCAATGAACCTGCTCCTCTACGAAGTAGGCGGCAATATAA GTGAACATTGCCTGGACCCCGATACATATCTCTTAGACTTGTACCAGATCAACCCCCATGCTGAATGGATTATAAAGCAAAATCCATCCTTTCCACGGATGCTCTAG